Proteins encoded within one genomic window of Mesobacillus subterraneus:
- a CDS encoding thymidylate synthase, translated as MKQYLELCEHVLNTGVKKEDRTGTGTISTFGYQMRFNLQDGFPLLTTKKLHLRSIIHELLWFLNGDTNVKYLQENGVRIWNEWADENGELGPVYGRQWRSWTGANGETVDQISELIHTIKTNPDSRRMIVNAWNVAEIDKMALPPCHCMFQFYVADGKLSCQLYQRSADVFLGVPFNIASYALLTLMVAHVCELEPGEFVHTFGDTHIYSNHVEQVKLQLTRDPKPLPQMKINPEVKSIFDFKYDDFELVNYEAHPHIKGVVSV; from the coding sequence ATGAAACAATATCTAGAACTTTGCGAACATGTTTTGAACACTGGTGTAAAAAAAGAAGATCGGACAGGTACTGGTACCATCAGTACTTTCGGCTATCAAATGCGCTTTAACCTCCAGGATGGATTTCCGCTGCTAACAACCAAAAAGCTCCACTTACGATCAATCATCCATGAACTTCTATGGTTCCTGAATGGCGATACAAACGTGAAATACCTGCAGGAGAATGGGGTCCGCATCTGGAATGAATGGGCAGATGAAAATGGTGAATTGGGCCCGGTCTATGGCAGACAATGGCGTTCTTGGACAGGAGCAAACGGAGAAACGGTAGACCAGATTTCAGAATTGATTCATACCATTAAAACGAACCCTGATTCCAGAAGGATGATTGTCAATGCCTGGAATGTAGCTGAAATCGATAAAATGGCGTTGCCTCCATGCCATTGCATGTTTCAGTTTTATGTAGCTGATGGCAAGCTTTCCTGTCAGTTGTATCAAAGATCAGCAGATGTGTTTCTCGGCGTGCCGTTCAACATCGCTTCCTATGCGCTGCTGACCTTAATGGTCGCCCATGTCTGTGAGCTGGAGCCAGGCGAGTTCGTTCATACTTTCGGAGATACTCATATATACTCGAACCACGTGGAGCAAGTTAAACTTCAGCTTACCCGTGATCCTAAGCCATTGCCACAAATGAAAATCAACCCTGAAGTCAAATCCATATTTGATTTTAAATATGATGACTTCGAGTTGGTCAATTATGAAGCGCATCCGCATATCAAAGGGGTTGTCAGTGTATGA
- a CDS encoding dihydrofolate reductase, which yields MISLIWAMDENRVIGYHNQLPWRLPEDLKFFKRVTMGHPIVMGRKTFDSIGKPLPGRENIVITRDENYNPEGCTVMHSIEEMVAYASENNSEEIFVIGGAEIFKEVLPEADKLYLTMIHHQFEGDTFFPVFDIDKWELESREIGLKDERNPYDYEFLIYKRK from the coding sequence ATGATATCACTAATTTGGGCAATGGATGAAAACCGAGTCATCGGATACCATAACCAGCTACCGTGGAGGCTTCCGGAAGACCTTAAGTTCTTTAAGCGAGTGACGATGGGACATCCGATTGTTATGGGCAGGAAAACCTTCGATTCGATTGGAAAGCCTCTCCCGGGCAGAGAAAATATTGTCATTACACGGGATGAAAATTACAATCCAGAGGGCTGCACAGTGATGCATTCAATAGAGGAAATGGTAGCCTATGCCTCTGAGAACAACTCTGAAGAGATATTTGTCATCGGTGGAGCTGAAATTTTTAAGGAAGTACTACCAGAGGCAGACAAGCTTTATTTAACAATGATTCATCATCAGTTTGAAGGAGATACGTTTTTCCCGGTGTTCGACATTGATAAATGGGAGCTTGAATCAAGGGAAATCGGACTGAAGGATGAAAGAAATCCTTACGATTATGAGTTTTTGATTTATAAACGGAAGTAA
- a CDS encoding lysophospholipid acyltransferase family protein: protein MLRLIACFLYMGGYLVYTFPRLSRVKRLPDDMKSDIKRQLIHDTPKNWAKTFMALTGSQIEVEGLHHIPEGPVLFASNHESNFDIPVLLGAIEKPFGFISKIEVKKVPVLSSWMEAINCVFIDRKNRDKAADSIMSGVELLKKGNSLVIFPEGTRSKGAPVGLFKAGGFRLAKDSGVPIVPISIQGTADVFEKNGRLVKPSKIKVIVSPPVYRQHYKDKELISLAEEIRDTILQSRKEKRIAS from the coding sequence ATGCTTCGATTAATTGCGTGTTTTTTGTATATGGGCGGCTATCTTGTATATACCTTCCCAAGGCTTTCACGAGTAAAGAGACTGCCGGATGATATGAAATCAGATATAAAAAGACAACTAATTCATGATACACCAAAAAACTGGGCAAAAACTTTCATGGCACTCACAGGATCGCAGATAGAGGTAGAAGGACTTCATCACATTCCTGAAGGTCCAGTGCTGTTTGCCAGTAACCATGAGAGTAATTTTGATATACCTGTTCTTCTTGGCGCCATTGAAAAGCCTTTTGGATTCATTTCGAAAATAGAAGTGAAGAAGGTACCGGTTTTATCTTCCTGGATGGAAGCCATCAATTGTGTCTTTATTGACAGGAAGAATCGTGACAAAGCTGCTGATTCAATTATGTCAGGAGTGGAACTTTTAAAGAAAGGAAATTCACTGGTGATTTTCCCGGAAGGAACTAGAAGCAAAGGTGCTCCTGTAGGTCTTTTTAAAGCAGGCGGATTCCGTCTTGCGAAAGATTCTGGTGTTCCGATAGTCCCGATTTCAATCCAGGGCACAGCAGATGTATTTGAAAAAAATGGACGTCTTGTCAAACCTTCAAAAATAAAAGTAATCGTAAGTCCTCCAGTTTATAGACAGCATTATAAAGATAAAGAGCTGATTTCCCTTGCGGAAGAAATAAGGGATACCATCCTTCAATCCCGTAAGGAAAAAAGAATTGCCTCATAA